One window from the genome of Methylomarinovum caldicuralii encodes:
- a CDS encoding glycosyltransferase family 4 protein: MNTILYIASRSDIAGGEIYLRDVFQHMDRSRFRPLVVLPDDGAFRALLEEMGIEWVIQEVNYGWLKPPLPWYSFLANLPQRVRNLVRLIKKEQAALVHTNSNQILEGALAARLAGVHHLIVVHIPFQSNLPLYQRFPLHPHSFAELIGDLSTRIIAVAESVARSLSPPIPWEKIRVIHNGIELERFQNLRQFEQPSIRQELGIPQNAPLITGVGRLHPDKGFEYFVEAAGKVAREFPEAHFAIVGSTDSPNYQAKLKARIQTLGIDRCFHFLGFRQDIPTILTQSDVFLLTSRSEGGPYVLLEAMACDCACVASCCGGFVEYVIRPGQTGFLVEYGDPESAADALRELLQNPGLRQKIAKQGREFILTCGEFDVRNSVQSLMDVYEEILSSPAPSPGNYAIDLLLQGATEIGYLGQKVTTLEERMKKAERAAALLLDNPISRMARTLKNKVKS, from the coding sequence ATGAACACCATCCTCTACATCGCCAGCCGCTCCGACATCGCCGGCGGGGAAATTTATCTGCGGGATGTGTTCCAGCATATGGATCGCTCCCGCTTTCGCCCCCTGGTGGTCCTGCCCGACGACGGCGCGTTTCGTGCCCTTCTCGAAGAGATGGGTATCGAATGGGTAATCCAGGAAGTCAATTACGGCTGGCTCAAGCCCCCCCTGCCCTGGTACTCCTTTCTGGCGAATCTGCCGCAGCGGGTGCGCAATCTCGTCCGCCTGATCAAGAAAGAACAAGCCGCGCTCGTCCACACCAATTCCAATCAGATCCTGGAAGGCGCCTTGGCGGCCAGGCTGGCCGGCGTTCACCACCTCATCGTGGTGCACATTCCCTTCCAGAGTAATCTTCCCCTCTACCAGCGTTTCCCCCTCCATCCACACAGCTTCGCCGAACTGATCGGCGATCTTTCCACCCGCATCATCGCCGTGGCCGAATCGGTCGCCCGCTCGCTCTCCCCGCCCATTCCGTGGGAGAAAATCCGGGTCATTCACAATGGGATCGAGCTGGAACGTTTTCAAAACTTGCGCCAGTTTGAGCAGCCGAGTATCCGGCAGGAACTTGGCATACCACAGAATGCCCCCCTGATCACCGGCGTCGGCCGCCTCCATCCGGACAAGGGGTTTGAATACTTCGTGGAGGCTGCCGGCAAAGTGGCCCGGGAATTCCCCGAAGCCCATTTCGCCATCGTGGGGAGCACCGATTCCCCAAATTACCAGGCCAAGCTGAAAGCCCGGATTCAGACGTTGGGGATTGATCGGTGCTTTCATTTTTTGGGCTTTCGCCAGGACATCCCCACCATCCTTACCCAGTCGGACGTTTTCCTGTTGACCTCGCGCTCGGAAGGCGGGCCTTATGTGCTGCTCGAGGCAATGGCCTGCGACTGCGCCTGCGTGGCCAGCTGCTGCGGCGGATTCGTCGAGTACGTCATTCGCCCCGGCCAGACAGGCTTCTTGGTGGAGTACGGCGATCCCGAATCGGCAGCGGATGCGCTACGGGAATTGCTGCAAAACCCTGGACTGAGACAGAAAATCGCAAAGCAAGGACGGGAATTCATATTGACCTGCGGCGAGTTCGATGTTCGCAATTCGGTGCAGAGTCTGATGGACGTGTATGAAGAAATCCTTTCCTCTCCTGCCCCTTCCCCCGGAAACTATGCGATAGACTTATTGCTCCAGGGAGCTACGGAAATAGGTTATCTGGGCCAGAAGGTCACCACCCTGGAAGAAAGAATGAAAAAGGCGGAACGGGCCGCCGCCCTGCTATTGGACAATCCGATTTCACGGATGGCCCGCACTCTCAAAAACAAGGTGAAGTCATGA
- a CDS encoding DUF4038 domain-containing protein — MIRLLFFLLVIIADAEARTAIQWHPTELQFEVNRSIPHPLGVKFGAVFRGPEQSRLTVPGFWDGGRTFKIRFTPTLPGTWTYRTYASEASLKGKEGTFKVETSHSTNPLFRHGGFLQVSANRHYLTYTDGTPFFWLGDTWWFCPGRRCPINRLSNPKIGSMYKHMVDVRAEQGYTTALMLFAGHSPTFLYPGQWDESYLRNWRFVDSYISYANQKGLIPVLGTGFHKALDKVPLSQLKLLWRYLIARYGAYAVGWLIVGEYNFQNDGRRVAKVDELGEYIKKLDPYKRAMSVHPWLYTKEKRQLWDRPWYDFIMVQGGHGYPPPIKYYLSIFNRPPAKPFLETEARYEGIFNAGPDDVRHAAYRAIQTGSFGYTYGSHGLWLPLLYPDEKIPSLEAWGKALPWWQALKRPGAEQMGYLRRFYESLSWWNMAPRPGQVIDNIGDDDKRRVLVKSDGVRWWAVYFPRYLDASHPVRLQEMPQGVYAGKWFDPRLGVFASLPKALSPASGGYLTLPARPAGSDWLLVLEKVR; from the coding sequence ATGATCAGATTGCTGTTTTTTCTGCTCGTCATTATTGCTGACGCTGAAGCACGCACTGCTATCCAGTGGCACCCCACCGAACTCCAGTTCGAAGTTAACCGATCTATCCCACACCCGCTAGGCGTCAAATTCGGCGCAGTTTTCCGAGGGCCGGAGCAATCCCGGCTGACCGTTCCCGGATTCTGGGACGGCGGCCGAACTTTCAAGATCCGCTTTACCCCCACCCTGCCAGGCACCTGGACTTACCGGACCTATGCCTCGGAAGCTAGTCTCAAGGGGAAAGAGGGAACCTTCAAGGTGGAGACCTCCCACTCCACCAACCCCCTGTTTCGACACGGCGGCTTTCTCCAAGTCTCGGCAAACCGGCACTATCTCACCTATACTGATGGAACCCCCTTTTTCTGGCTGGGCGACACCTGGTGGTTCTGCCCCGGACGCCGATGCCCAATCAATCGATTATCAAATCCTAAAATTGGTTCCATGTACAAGCACATGGTGGATGTGCGGGCGGAGCAGGGATATACGACGGCGCTGATGCTTTTTGCCGGCCATAGTCCCACATTCCTGTACCCGGGCCAGTGGGACGAAAGCTATCTGCGCAATTGGCGTTTTGTCGACTCTTATATTTCCTATGCCAATCAAAAAGGACTGATCCCGGTTTTGGGCACTGGCTTTCACAAAGCCCTGGACAAGGTTCCCTTATCCCAGCTGAAATTGTTGTGGCGCTATCTCATCGCCCGCTACGGGGCATATGCGGTCGGCTGGCTGATCGTGGGGGAATACAATTTTCAAAACGACGGCCGACGCGTCGCCAAGGTCGATGAACTTGGAGAGTACATCAAAAAACTCGACCCCTACAAACGGGCGATGAGCGTTCACCCTTGGCTTTACACCAAGGAAAAGCGCCAGCTCTGGGACAGGCCCTGGTACGACTTCATCATGGTTCAGGGAGGGCACGGCTATCCACCGCCGATAAAATATTACCTTTCGATCTTCAACCGTCCTCCCGCCAAACCCTTCCTGGAGACCGAAGCCCGCTACGAGGGCATCTTCAACGCCGGACCGGACGATGTGCGCCACGCCGCCTACCGGGCCATCCAGACCGGAAGCTTCGGCTATACTTACGGCAGCCACGGCTTATGGCTGCCGCTGCTGTATCCGGATGAGAAAATCCCTTCATTGGAGGCATGGGGGAAGGCATTGCCCTGGTGGCAGGCCCTCAAACGCCCAGGCGCAGAGCAGATGGGTTATCTGCGCCGGTTCTATGAGTCCCTGTCGTGGTGGAATATGGCTCCCCGGCCGGGGCAGGTGATCGATAACATCGGCGATGATGACAAAAGGCGCGTGCTGGTAAAAAGCGATGGTGTTCGGTGGTGGGCGGTCTATTTTCCCCGCTATCTGGATGCCAGCCACCCGGTCCGGTTGCAGGAGATGCCGCAGGGCGTCTATGCCGGCAAGTGGTTCGATCCGCGCCTGGGGGTGTTCGCCTCCCTGCCGAAGGCGCTCTCCCCCGCCAGCGGGGGATACCTCACCCTGCCGGCAAGGCCTGCCGGCTCCGACTGGCTGTTGGTGCTTGAAAAAGTTCGATGA
- a CDS encoding polysaccharide pyruvyl transferase family protein: MRHPGFAALILPPAPPGSLGDEAMLLATLHMLKQHGVHKIGILTYNISDKYTLDPNITHYQMRDFFRFKSEEGLLRFVAHAQKHTHFYLIGADVMDGYYSRAETIAKIELARVAALCGLKTTLLGFSFNANPDEACVNALKTFPDHVNVNARDPVSHRRLSKHLGRNILFSADLAFLLPPDTSRSAVRNLVDQLLSLKREGRILVGINVSYLILGKAPTLANIDSLLAQVRSTLLEIATLKQNISFVLIPHDLRGPMNDRVLSERLAAGLEGQLGKNQIVHLAEPLNSAETKAVCAQLDAAFTCRMHFGIACLSQGVPIAAIGYQGKFEGLMELFGLEGLLLPDAIRLDLDAFSTVLRRLIENRLELQTIVRSKLDAVYRLAANNFSS; encoded by the coding sequence ATGCGGCATCCCGGCTTTGCCGCACTCATACTTCCACCGGCACCTCCCGGCAGTCTTGGAGATGAAGCAATGTTGCTAGCTACATTGCACATGCTCAAGCAGCATGGTGTTCACAAGATTGGCATCCTTACTTACAATATTTCTGATAAATATACACTTGATCCAAATATCACGCATTACCAAATGAGGGACTTTTTTAGGTTCAAATCGGAAGAGGGACTATTGCGTTTTGTCGCACATGCTCAAAAGCACACGCACTTTTACTTGATAGGCGCAGATGTAATGGACGGGTATTATTCGCGCGCAGAGACAATCGCAAAAATAGAACTCGCCAGAGTGGCAGCCCTATGCGGACTTAAAACGACCTTATTAGGATTTAGCTTTAACGCCAATCCAGACGAGGCGTGCGTTAATGCATTAAAAACCTTTCCGGATCATGTTAATGTTAATGCGCGCGACCCAGTATCTCATCGCCGCCTTTCAAAGCATCTTGGCCGTAACATTCTATTCAGTGCAGACTTGGCCTTTCTCCTTCCACCAGATACGAGCCGATCAGCAGTAAGAAATTTAGTAGATCAGCTGCTTAGCCTTAAACGCGAAGGCCGTATCTTAGTCGGCATTAATGTGTCTTATCTGATATTGGGGAAAGCTCCTACACTGGCTAATATAGATTCCTTGCTTGCTCAAGTCAGGAGCACGCTTCTTGAGATAGCAACTCTAAAACAAAACATCAGTTTCGTATTAATTCCGCATGATTTACGTGGCCCGATGAATGACCGGGTTTTATCTGAAAGACTGGCAGCAGGCCTAGAGGGACAATTAGGTAAAAATCAAATCGTACATTTGGCAGAACCCCTCAATAGCGCTGAAACAAAGGCAGTTTGCGCTCAGTTGGATGCCGCATTCACCTGCCGCATGCATTTTGGCATTGCCTGTCTTTCCCAAGGCGTACCAATCGCCGCTATTGGTTACCAAGGTAAATTCGAAGGCTTAATGGAACTTTTCGGATTGGAGGGCTTGTTGTTACCGGATGCAATCCGCCTTGATCTAGATGCCTTTTCAACAGTTCTTCGTCGACTGATCGAGAACCGGCTGGAACTGCAGACCATCGTACGAAGTAAGCTGGATGCAGTTTATCGGTTAGCAGCGAACAATTTTTCTTCATGA
- a CDS encoding DUF6444 domain-containing protein: MERLDLDLSRPPPLPGTVEECHRVIEALWRALGEFQQIQARVEELEEQLALGSDNSSQPPSQDSTKKRAERKGKRPTGRKKGAQVGHPRHERALVPAEAVDEVRHYFPHGRCECGGSVAVRGFRPHQVFDLPEIRYRVVEHRVYEGRCGWCGQKHQGRLPDEVPRGQMGPGLVAWIGLMTGRYHLSLREVEALLEEQWGLKFSLGAISQSQIPLQAWLGPVYNQIGEAVRKALIAHADETRHYRGRSIYWLWALTTDQMAYFLTHYSRGKGAAGLPFTGLPLEVVEVPAGAGGR, encoded by the coding sequence ATGGAAAGACTTGATCTGGACCTGAGCCGCCCACCTCCCTTGCCCGGGACGGTGGAGGAATGCCACCGGGTGATCGAAGCGCTTTGGCGGGCGCTGGGAGAATTTCAGCAGATCCAGGCGCGAGTGGAAGAACTGGAGGAACAGTTGGCCTTGGGGTCCGACAATTCCTCCCAACCACCTTCCCAGGACAGCACGAAGAAGCGCGCCGAGCGCAAGGGCAAGCGACCGACGGGACGCAAGAAAGGGGCGCAGGTGGGACATCCCAGGCACGAGCGGGCTCTGGTTCCGGCAGAAGCAGTGGACGAGGTCCGGCATTACTTTCCCCATGGCCGCTGCGAGTGCGGTGGGTCGGTGGCGGTGCGGGGATTCCGTCCCCATCAGGTGTTCGACCTGCCCGAGATTCGTTACCGGGTGGTCGAACACCGGGTGTATGAAGGCCGCTGTGGGTGGTGTGGTCAGAAGCACCAGGGGCGGCTACCGGATGAGGTTCCCCGCGGCCAGATGGGACCTGGGCTGGTGGCGTGGATTGGCTTGATGACGGGGCGCTATCACCTGTCGCTGCGGGAAGTCGAAGCGCTGCTGGAAGAACAATGGGGTCTGAAATTCAGCCTGGGGGCGATCAGCCAGAGCCAGATCCCGCTGCAGGCGTGGCTGGGTCCGGTCTACAACCAGATTGGCGAGGCGGTCAGAAAAGCGCTGATCGCCCATGCCGACGAGACCCGCCACTACCGGGGCCGCAGCATCTATTGGCTGTGGGCGCTGACGACCGATCAGATGGCGTATTTCCTGACCCATTATTCCCGCGGCAAGGGTGCGGCCGGGTTACCGTTCACGGGCTTGCCACTGGAAGTGGTTGAGGTTCCGGCAGGGGCAGGCGGAAGGTGA
- a CDS encoding IS4 family transposase, whose product MNGYPATPPDLGAIVRIVAGFGGWLGRKNDPPPGPKALWQGMTKLSAYVEAVTAIRAAEIKFPQRKRIRH is encoded by the coding sequence GTGAACGGGTACCCCGCGACGCCGCCGGATTTGGGCGCCATCGTCCGCATTGTGGCCGGCTTTGGCGGCTGGCTGGGGCGCAAAAACGATCCCCCACCCGGCCCCAAAGCCCTGTGGCAGGGCATGACCAAACTGAGCGCCTACGTGGAGGCCGTGACCGCCATCCGGGCGGCCGAGATCAAGTTCCCTCAGAGAAAACGGATAAGACATTGA
- a CDS encoding glycosyltransferase family 2 protein produces MISVIICTHNRGDILGDTLASLVPAVGEAEANGVAVELILVDNHSSDATGEIGKCFAAGHAWARYVFEPETGLSYARNRGIQEARGDILAFADDDVFFDNAWLKALAEAFRIHPDAGCVGGKTIPLFESGEPPWLHEQLLYMYGATNSGDAICWFDPPKHPYGVNMAFRRQVFERVGLFDPRLGRIGKSLLSGEEADFFKRVYAAGYQVLYTPFAVLWHRIPAARTEKSWVLRRSYWQGISDVVHRQIDSPLSRGSLVSQAARETRDLFHRLKGPSWNPRKILWHIRGLPFYARAWHMAKLGFILQSLREAVRLRPIRVSS; encoded by the coding sequence ATGATCAGTGTGATCATCTGCACCCACAACCGGGGAGATATTCTAGGCGATACGCTGGCAAGCCTGGTGCCTGCCGTGGGGGAAGCAGAGGCAAACGGCGTTGCAGTGGAACTGATCCTCGTCGACAACCATTCAAGCGACGCGACCGGAGAAATCGGCAAATGTTTTGCCGCCGGCCATGCGTGGGCGCGCTATGTGTTTGAACCCGAAACCGGACTGTCCTATGCGCGAAACCGCGGCATCCAGGAAGCGCGTGGTGACATCCTGGCGTTCGCTGACGACGACGTCTTTTTTGACAACGCCTGGCTGAAAGCCTTGGCCGAAGCGTTTCGTATCCATCCCGACGCAGGTTGTGTGGGCGGCAAGACCATTCCTCTGTTCGAAAGTGGAGAACCGCCTTGGCTACATGAGCAACTGCTTTATATGTATGGCGCCACCAATTCGGGAGATGCGATCTGCTGGTTTGATCCTCCCAAGCATCCTTACGGGGTAAATATGGCTTTTCGTCGGCAGGTCTTCGAGCGAGTCGGATTGTTTGACCCCAGGCTGGGCAGGATTGGCAAATCACTGCTTTCCGGCGAAGAGGCCGATTTTTTCAAGCGAGTGTACGCTGCAGGCTATCAAGTCCTCTATACTCCTTTTGCCGTGCTTTGGCACCGGATCCCGGCAGCGCGCACCGAAAAATCCTGGGTGCTCAGGCGCAGCTATTGGCAAGGGATTTCAGATGTCGTTCACCGGCAAATCGATTCTCCCTTGAGCCGGGGGTCCCTGGTATCCCAGGCAGCCAGAGAAACGCGCGATTTGTTCCACAGGCTCAAAGGACCCTCCTGGAATCCCAGAAAAATCCTTTGGCACATCCGCGGATTGCCTTTTTACGCCCGTGCTTGGCACATGGCGAAACTGGGGTTCATCCTCCAAAGCCTGCGCGAGGCCGTTAGATTGCGCCCGATAAGAGTCTCATCATGA
- a CDS encoding glycosyltransferase produces MTRTLFISEKLPLPDHASGDLRFFSLLNILTATSEVHLAVFGWPAQKAKLGETRFDHYQSLLSKHGIHLHLGHVPALLRSGDWEIIAFEFYHAARPEWIIEARYHNPKAKLVIDSVDVHFKRLHEKAKITGERKDFEQAEKTRRGELLAYNRADFILAVTETDQQHINHYLPKAKTALVPNIHQIHSPELNSPENTCRLVFVGGFQHDPNIDAVLYFCRDVLPRIAARIPVEVYIIGSSPPPQLCKLNSNSIFVTGHVEDTLPYLKRSHISIAPLRYGAGMKGKIGEAMAAGLPVVTTSVGAEGFGCTPGEHILVGDTPEVFAEHIVSLCKDPILYEKIRLAGWDFIREHYSEESLRHQVLETFENILASQPKPLPWRERLTKSLQIEYERHLAWRFRT; encoded by the coding sequence ATGACAAGAACCTTATTTATTTCTGAAAAGCTCCCCCTACCCGACCATGCCTCCGGTGACCTCAGGTTTTTCTCCCTATTAAACATCCTAACAGCAACCAGCGAAGTCCATCTTGCTGTTTTTGGCTGGCCCGCACAAAAAGCAAAGCTCGGAGAAACAAGATTCGATCACTACCAATCGCTGCTTTCTAAGCATGGAATCCATCTCCACTTAGGACATGTGCCTGCTCTCTTGCGCTCGGGAGATTGGGAAATCATCGCATTTGAATTCTACCATGCTGCCCGGCCCGAATGGATCATCGAAGCCAGATACCATAACCCCAAGGCCAAGCTTGTTATAGATTCCGTCGATGTCCATTTCAAGCGCCTGCATGAAAAGGCCAAAATCACCGGCGAACGAAAGGACTTTGAGCAAGCTGAAAAAACCCGCAGAGGAGAGCTTTTAGCTTACAATCGCGCCGATTTTATCCTTGCCGTCACGGAAACGGATCAACAGCACATTAACCATTATCTTCCCAAAGCAAAAACAGCCCTCGTCCCCAATATTCACCAAATCCACTCACCGGAGCTCAACTCCCCGGAAAACACCTGTCGCCTGGTATTTGTAGGCGGTTTTCAGCATGATCCTAATATCGACGCGGTGCTGTACTTTTGCCGCGATGTGCTCCCCCGAATAGCAGCCCGGATTCCAGTTGAGGTTTATATAATTGGCTCATCCCCTCCGCCGCAACTGTGCAAGCTAAATAGCAACTCGATTTTTGTCACCGGGCACGTCGAAGACACTCTACCGTATTTGAAACGCAGCCACATTTCCATCGCGCCTTTGCGTTACGGCGCGGGCATGAAAGGCAAGATCGGCGAGGCTATGGCTGCAGGTCTCCCGGTGGTCACCACGTCCGTTGGCGCAGAAGGCTTTGGATGCACCCCAGGCGAGCATATCTTGGTCGGCGATACGCCTGAAGTCTTTGCCGAGCACATCGTCAGCTTATGTAAAGATCCAATCCTCTACGAAAAAATCCGGCTTGCCGGCTGGGACTTCATCCGTGAACATTATTCTGAAGAATCCTTGAGACATCAGGTGTTGGAGACCTTTGAAAACATCCTGGCTAGTCAACCGAAACCTTTACCCTGGCGGGAACGCCTGACCAAATCTCTGCAAATCGAATACGAGCGCCACTTAGCGTGGCGCTTTAGGACATGA
- the tnpC gene encoding IS66 family transposase yields the protein MERLDLDLSRPPPLPGTVEECHRVIEALWRALGEFQQLKARVEELEEQVALGSDNSSQPPSRDSPKKRAERKGKRPTGRKKGAQVGHPRHERALVPAEAVDEVRHYFPHGRCECGGSVAVRGFRPHQVFDLPEIRYRVVEHRVYEGRCGCCGEKHQGRLPDEVPRGQMGPGLVAWIGLMTGRYHLSLREVEALLEEQWGLKFSLGAISQSQIPLQAWLGPVYNQIGEAARKALIAHADETRHYRGRSIYWLWALTTDQMAYFLTHYSRGKGAAGERLGDFQGILVTDRHGAYNDHPQDSHQYCWAHLIRNLERIAGRKGQAGEDGERLLRAARLTVHCGKLWQQSHYPSDRYRRRLERLKALFRRELEQAAQRHGDNKTGRSCRKLLDDFPRFWTFLDHPGVPMTNNTAERALRPYVIWRKTSFFSQSHRGDCFRPMILSLVETCKRLKIGVYQTLRTICAQGMAEGEVTFRLPLPEPQPLPVASP from the coding sequence ATGGAAAGACTTGATCTGGACCTGAGCCGCCCACCTCCCTTGCCCGGGACGGTGGAGGAATGCCACCGGGTGATCGAAGCGCTTTGGCGGGCGCTGGGAGAATTTCAGCAGCTCAAGGCGCGGGTGGAAGAACTGGAGGAACAGGTGGCCTTGGGGTCCGACAATTCCTCCCAACCACCTTCCCGGGACAGCCCGAAGAAGCGCGCCGAGCGCAAGGGCAAGCGACCGACGGGACGCAAGAAAGGGGCGCAGGTGGGACATCCCAGGCACGAGCGGGCTCTGGTTCCGGCAGAAGCAGTGGACGAGGTCCGGCATTACTTTCCCCATGGCCGCTGCGAGTGCGGTGGGTCGGTGGCGGTGCGGGGATTCCGTCCCCATCAGGTGTTCGACCTGCCCGAGATTCGTTACCGGGTGGTCGAACACCGGGTGTATGAAGGCCGCTGTGGGTGTTGTGGTGAGAAGCACCAGGGGCGGCTACCGGATGAGGTGCCCCGCGGCCAGATGGGACCTGGGCTGGTGGCGTGGATTGGCTTGATGACGGGGCGCTATCACCTGTCGCTGCGGGAAGTCGAAGCGCTGCTGGAAGAACAATGGGGTCTGAAATTCAGCCTGGGGGCGATCAGCCAGAGCCAGATCCCGCTGCAGGCGTGGCTGGGTCCGGTCTACAACCAGATTGGCGAGGCGGCCAGAAAAGCGCTGATCGCCCATGCCGACGAGACCCGCCACTACCGGGGCCGCAGCATCTATTGGCTGTGGGCGCTGACGACCGATCAGATGGCGTATTTCCTGACCCATTATTCCCGCGGCAAGGGTGCGGCCGGTGAGCGGTTGGGGGATTTCCAGGGGATCCTGGTGACCGACCGCCACGGGGCCTACAACGACCATCCCCAGGACTCACACCAATACTGCTGGGCGCATCTCATCCGCAACCTGGAACGGATCGCCGGGCGCAAGGGACAGGCCGGCGAAGATGGCGAACGCCTGCTCCGGGCCGCCCGCCTGACGGTTCACTGCGGCAAGCTCTGGCAACAGAGCCATTACCCATCCGACCGCTACCGAAGGCGATTGGAACGCCTCAAAGCCCTCTTCCGGCGCGAACTGGAACAGGCCGCCCAAAGACATGGCGACAACAAAACCGGTCGCAGCTGCCGCAAGTTGTTGGACGATTTTCCCAGGTTCTGGACCTTCCTGGACCATCCCGGGGTACCGATGACCAACAACACGGCAGAGCGTGCCCTACGCCCCTATGTCATCTGGCGCAAGACCAGTTTCTTCAGCCAGTCGCATCGCGGTGACTGCTTCCGGCCCATGATCCTGTCGCTGGTCGAAACCTGCAAGCGCCTCAAGATCGGCGTCTATCAGACCCTGCGGACCATCTGCGCCCAGGGCATGGCAGAGGGCGAGGTCACCTTCCGCCTGCCCCTGCCGGAACCTCAACCACTTCCAGTGGCAAGCCCGTGA
- a CDS encoding IS4 family transposase has product MFSLALGDARLNRRLCRVIEAMANDPMASVPNVCGGGWAETKAAYRLLDNARLDFREVLRAHSVPTLERIRQQSRVLCLQDTTELDYSGRPSMAGLGRLNYEQRQGLYLHPTLVISEAGVALGVTDCWHWARLPKGEPDLAESLRWVEGYERVAEMAALAPETRLVYVADREGDLRALIDRAEQLGFAADYLIRVQHDRKLNDPLDGKLRAAVEAQPVLGTIAFDLPAGGNRPARQVTQTIRLARLELKTRSGPGPQVTVILAREEAPPEGQEAVEWCLITNEEITTLEQARARIEWYRKRWWIEVYFRILKSGCRIEALQLRTRERLERALVLYLIVAWRILMLMTLGREHPEWCCEVVFSVEEWQTAWAIHHRTPPPATPPDLGTIVRIVAGFGGWLGRKNDPPPGPKALWQGMTKLSAYVEAVTAIWAAEIKFPQRKRIRH; this is encoded by the coding sequence ATTTTTTCCCTGGCGCTGGGCGATGCCCGCCTGAACCGGCGGCTGTGCCGGGTGATAGAAGCGATGGCAAACGATCCGATGGCGAGCGTTCCCAACGTTTGCGGGGGTGGCTGGGCGGAGACCAAGGCGGCCTACCGGCTGCTGGACAATGCCAGGCTGGATTTTCGGGAGGTGTTGCGGGCCCACAGTGTGCCGACCCTGGAACGGATCCGGCAGCAGTCGCGGGTGCTGTGCCTGCAGGACACCACCGAGCTGGATTATTCCGGGCGGCCGTCGATGGCGGGGTTGGGACGGCTGAATTACGAGCAGCGTCAGGGGTTGTACCTGCATCCGACGCTGGTGATCAGTGAGGCGGGCGTGGCCCTGGGGGTGACCGACTGCTGGCACTGGGCGCGTTTGCCCAAGGGGGAACCGGACCTGGCCGAAAGCCTGCGTTGGGTGGAAGGTTATGAGCGGGTGGCCGAGATGGCCGCCCTGGCGCCCGAGACCCGGCTGGTGTATGTCGCCGACCGCGAAGGTGACCTTCGGGCCCTGATCGACCGGGCCGAACAGCTGGGCTTTGCCGCCGATTACCTGATCCGGGTGCAGCACGACCGTAAGCTCAATGACCCCCTCGATGGCAAACTGCGGGCCGCGGTCGAAGCCCAGCCGGTGTTGGGGACGATCGCCTTTGACCTGCCGGCCGGCGGCAACCGCCCGGCCCGGCAGGTCACACAAACAATCCGGCTCGCCCGGCTCGAACTGAAGACCCGAAGCGGCCCGGGTCCCCAAGTCACCGTCATCCTGGCCCGGGAAGAGGCGCCCCCCGAAGGCCAGGAAGCGGTCGAATGGTGCCTGATCACCAACGAAGAAATCACCACCCTGGAACAGGCCAGAGCGCGCATCGAATGGTACCGCAAACGGTGGTGGATCGAGGTCTACTTCCGCATCCTCAAAAGCGGCTGCCGCATCGAAGCCCTGCAACTTCGCACCCGGGAACGCCTGGAACGGGCCCTGGTGCTGTATCTGATCGTCGCCTGGCGCATCCTGATGCTGATGACGCTCGGGCGGGAACATCCCGAGTGGTGCTGTGAAGTGGTGTTCTCTGTCGAAGAATGGCAGACCGCCTGGGCCATCCACCATCGCACCCCGCCGCCCGCGACGCCGCCGGATTTGGGCACCATCGTCCGCATCGTGGCCGGCTTTGGCGGCTGGCTGGGGCGCAAGAACGATCCCCCGCCCGGTCCCAAAGCCCTGTGGCAGGGCATGACCAAACTGAGCGCCTACGTGGAGGCCGTGACCGCCATCTGGGCGGCCGAGATCAAGTTCCCTCAGAGAAAACGGATAAGACATTGA